AGCATCTTGCCGCCGAGGGCAATAGGGATCACGAACAGCGCGGCGAGGATCAGGTAGGCCGGGAACACCCACTTGGCCAGGCGCAGGTCCTGCGGGTCAATATTCTCCACCACGGTCACATGGAACTGTCGCGGCAGGCAGATGATTGCCATCATGGCGACGCCGGTCTGTACCACCATCGACGGCCAGTTGACGGTTTCTTTCCAGTATTCGTCCAACCGTGGCGCCAGCATCGCTTGGCTAATCAGGTCACCGAAACCGTCGTACAGGCCGTAGGTCACAAACGCGCCGACGGCCAGAAACGCGAACAGCTTGACCAGGGATTCAAACGCAATCGCCAGCACCATGCCACGGTGGTGCTCGGTGGCATCAAGGTTGCGCGTACCAAACACAATGGTGAACAACGCCAGCACCAGCGACACGATCAATGCCGTGTCCTGGGCGCGGGTGCCGGTGGTGTCTGGGCCAGAGCCGATCAGCAGGTTCACCCCGAGCACGATGCCTTTGAGCTGCAGTGCGATATAGGGCAGCACGCCCACCAGGCATATCAATGCGACCACTACGGCCAGGGACTGGGATTTGCCGTAGCGTGCGGCGATAAAGTCGGCAATGGAGGTGATGTTTTCCTGCTTGCTGATCAGAATCATCTTCTGCAGCACCCAGGGTGCCAACACCAGTAGCAGCACCGGTCCTAAGTAGATCGGTAAAATGCCCACAACTGTTCTGCGGCCTGGCCTACGGCGCCGAAGAACGTCCAACTGGTGCAGTAGACGGCCAGCGACAGGCTATACACCCAGGCACGCATGCGCGGCGGCAACGGCGCATGGCGTCGGTCACCGTAAAAGGCGATGGCAAACATAATGGCCATATAGGCCAGGGCAACGGCGGCGATCAGCCCGCTGGACAGCGTCATGGTAACTCCGAGCATAAGAACACCCAGGCATTCCAGGCCCGGTTGGACAGTCTCGCATGATGCTTGGGGTTAGTCAGTGTCGACCAAGGTCGTGTGAGGGGTAATGTCGCAGGGGCTCAGCGGGGAGGCAGGGTTTTCTGGCGCAGGATGTAGATCGACACCAGCACTGCGCTGGTCAGCATGAAGCCGCGTGCCCAGGGCAGGGGGACGAGGTAGCAGGAAACGCTGATGCTCAACCACATGAAGCCAATGGCGTAGACCTTGCCTTTGAGCGGGATGCCATTGCCGTCCAGATAGTCGCGTACCCAGGGGCCCAGGCGCGGGTGTTCCACCAGCCAATGGTAGAAACGTGGAGAGCTTCGAGCGAAGCAGGCGGCGGCGAGGAGCAGGAAGGGCGTGGTCGGCAATACCGGTAGGAAAATGCCGATCACCCCCAGCGCTACGCTCAGCCAGCCGATGGCCAGCAGCACGTAACGCAGGAGCAGCGAGCGATTGCCCATGGGTGTCACGGGCAAGCGACTCAGTGGTGACGTGGCTTGAGGATCGCCGGTTTTTCGTCAGGGGCGTTGCACAGCAGGTACAGGGCGGTCAGGGCTTCCGGGATCTGTACGATCATGTCGTCCATCAAGTTGGCGTCGGAGGCGATGTCGGAGAATTCCGGCTGGTCGTCGAACAGGCCCGAACCGACCATGATCGGCAGCAGCATTTCGCTGACTTCTTCCTCGGCGGTTTCGAACCAGGCGGCTTCACGCAGGAACACGCCTTCCATGAAGCCGATGCACCAGCCGCGCAGGTCGGAGTCGTCCGGCTCTTCGCCCAGGTCCAGTTCGCACGGCAGCTCGAACTCCTCGTCGGAGGCCAGTTGGCGACCGATGTGGGCCTTGAGGGCCAGCAGGGTGGATTCGATTTCTTCGCGCTGGGCAGCGTCGGTGTAGTGAGGTTCTTCGGCGAACAGGGCGTCGATCCACTCACGGTCAGGTACAGGCTCTGAGCAGATGGACAGGGCGGTCAGGTAGCCGTGGGCGGCCACGTAGTCCAGCGCCTCGTCATGCAGCTCATCGGCGTCGAGGAAGGCTTGCAGGCGGGTTAGTTGCTCAGCGAAGGACATTGAAGGACTACCTTGGGAATAAACGATGCTGAATTCTAGGCTTTCTTGAGCGCCCAGGCCAGCCGCACTGCATATTTGCCAGGTTTTAGATAGCGCTGGCTATTCGTCAGTGGCGCCCTTTGGTGGATGTCGCTCGGGTATACTGCCGCGTTTTGTGATGCCCTTGCAGGTTAGCGCCAGTCCGAGAAAACTTCGCTTACGGATTATTTCCCGTGACCCCGTGTTTTCTCGGCCAGCCTGTACAGAGGGATTTCGGCACTATTTTGGAGTTATACATGCTCGAGCAGGCTCAACGCGTCCTCAAGGACATCTTCGGCTACGACAGTTTTCGTGGCCGCCA
The Pseudomonas poae DNA segment above includes these coding regions:
- a CDS encoding DUF454 domain-containing protein produces the protein MGNRSLLLRYVLLAIGWLSVALGVIGIFLPVLPTTPFLLLAAACFARSSPRFYHWLVEHPRLGPWVRDYLDGNGIPLKGKVYAIGFMWLSISVSCYLVPLPWARGFMLTSAVLVSIYILRQKTLPPR
- a CDS encoding YecA family protein, producing the protein MSFAEQLTRLQAFLDADELHDEALDYVAAHGYLTALSICSEPVPDREWIDALFAEEPHYTDAAQREEIESTLLALKAHIGRQLASDEEFELPCELDLGEEPDDSDLRGWCIGFMEGVFLREAAWFETAEEEVSEMLLPIMVGSGLFDDQPEFSDIASDANLMDDMIVQIPEALTALYLLCNAPDEKPAILKPRHH